A single window of Oxyura jamaicensis isolate SHBP4307 breed ruddy duck chromosome 3, BPBGC_Ojam_1.0, whole genome shotgun sequence DNA harbors:
- the CD164 gene encoding sialomucin core protein 24 produces the protein MGRGAALPLAALCLAALCAAGGARSRWAREAGGEETVESCGNFSTCVLCNDNDTHGMDCQWIKCAGTSNICVKRAEVNSSTYNECMVEDCSSLTTPPPVTTPSSNTTTPPSNSTTASSNATTTTSATTAHPTIANTTNATTHAPMPTTTVTPVTTTSTPGTNATVTPAPSSRKSTFDAASFIGGIVLVLGLQAVIFFLYKFCRSKDRNYHTL, from the exons atgggCCGGGGAGCCGCGCTCCCGCTGGCCGCCCTCTGCCTGGCCGCCCTCTGCGCCGCGGGCGGCGCGCGGAGCCGTTGGGCGCGTGAGGCCGGCGGCGAGGAGACCGTTG AGAGCTGTGGAAACTTTTCTACCTGTGTTTTGTGTAACGACAATGACACACATGGAATGGACTGCCAGTGGATCAAGTGTGCTGGTACAA gCAACATCTGTGTAAAAAGAGCAGAAGTAAATAGCTCAACGTATAACGAATGTATGGTTGAAGATTGTTCAT CTCTTACAACTCCTCCTCCTGTTACTACGCCGTCATCCAATACCACAACACCACCTTCCAATTCTACTACAGCGTCTTCCAATGCTACCACAACAACTTCTGCTACCACAGCTCATCCTACTATAG CTAACACCACCAATGCAACTACACATGCTCCTATGCCTACAACCACCGTTACTCCAGTCACAACAACCAGTACTCCAG GTACAAATGCTACTGTGACTCCTGCACCTTCTTCCCGCAAGTCTACATTTGATGCTGCCAGCTTCATAGGTGGAATTGTCCTTGTTCTGGGTCTGCAggctgttattttctttctgtacaaaTTCTGCAGGTCAAAAGACCGAAACTACCACACACTTTAA